The Deinococcus arcticus sequence GCCGCTCATGTTCACCGCCGCGCGCAGCAGCCAGCCGTCCTGCGTGCCCACGCGCACCAGACACCACAGCGCCGAACAGCGCTGAATGTCCAGCCGCTCGCTGGCCGCCACCACCCGCAGGGCGGCCGAGCGGGTGGTGGGCTGTGGAAAGAGGGCCGTGGCCTGGGCCGCCCAGCCGGTGGCGGCGCTGGCCTGGGTGCCCAGGCTCAGGGCACCCAGCCACAGGGCCGCGCGCAGGGCAGGCCAGCCGAGCCGAGAAACGATCATGGCGGCGCTCAGTGTATCCGCGCTCCTGGCCGGGTGTCCTTCATGAAGCCGGGGGCGGATCTGTGCCGGCAGGGGGAGCGGGGGTCGGCCGCAGAACGCCATTCAGGGCTGGGCCCCCGGGGACTCTGCCAGCAGGCGCAGAAAGGTGGCCACAATCTGCGGGTCGAACTGGGTGCCCGCCGCCTCGCGCAGCCACGCGCGGGCGGCGTCCGGGGTCCAGGCGCGCTTGTAGGGCCGCTCGCTGATCAGGGCGTCGTACACGTCCACCACGCTGAAAATTCGGGCCAGCAGCGGAATCTGCTCACCACAGAGGCCGTCGGGGTAGCCGCCGCCGTCCCAGCGCTCGTGGTGGGAGCGGACGATCTCGCGCACCTCGCGCGGCACAAAGGTCTCGTCGCGCAGCATCTGGTCGCCCAGCACCACATGGCGCTCAATGGCCTGGCGCTCCTCGGGGCTCAGGGGGCCGGGCTTGCGCAGCAGGTGGTCGCCCACTCCCACCTTGCCCAGATCGTGCAGGTACGCGCCCCAGCGCAGCTGCTGCAGCTGCGTCTCGTTCAGGCCCAGCGCCTGCCCCAGGGCCAGCGCCGCCCGGGTCACGCGGTCGGTGTGCCCGAAGGTCTCGCCGTCGCGGCTTTCTAGCACCCGGCCCAGGGCGCGCAGGGCGGCCTCGCGGGTCTGTTCCAGGTGTTCCAGGTGGGCGCTGCGTTCCAGCGCCTGCTCAATGCGCGCCGAGACCGTTTCCAGCAGGGTCTGCAGGTCGCGCGGAATCTCGGCCGGGCGCTGCATGTGCAGCAGGAACACCACGCCCACCGTCTGGCCGGCGCGGCGCAGCGGCACGCCCAGGGCGCTGCGCACCCGCGTGACGTCGGGGCGGCGCCCCGGCCAGTTCTGGTAGTCCGGCACCACCTGTGGCCGGCCGCTGCCCAGCACCAGGCCAATCAGGCCGCTGGGATGGTGGGGTTCGGCCAGCACGTCTTCCACCCGGGCCTGGGTGTCGGCGTCGCCTTCCAGCACACTCAGGCGGGCCTGGCCCTGCCGGTCCACGGTGACCACCCCGGCCGCCGTGAAGCCGCTGAGTTCCAGCAGGGCGCGCAGGGCGCAGCGCACAATCGGCTCTGGCTGCGTCTGACCCTCCAGCTCCGCCGACAGCTGCGCCAGACGTTCAAACTGCCGGGCACTGCGCTGCGCAACGTCCAGGGCCCGCCAGCGGGTGTAGGCCACGCCCGCCGCCTGCCCCAGC is a genomic window containing:
- a CDS encoding GAF and HD-GYP domain-containing protein; this translates as MTGGEANRALQRFGVLPKPALQAQAVVLLAQSAQDVFQRCVELALSITRASSSLITLYRPEEDLLELVAAAGRHSEQALGRRLPRGQGLAWRVVDSGEPLLLERADSAPEAVYVSGRRHPAMYLGVPILDPDGALLGVLSADTSDSPERLGPDDAQAMLLLGQAAGVAYTRWRALDVAQRSARQFERLAQLSAELEGQTQPEPIVRCALRALLELSGFTAAGVVTVDRQGQARLSVLEGDADTQARVEDVLAEPHHPSGLIGLVLGSGRPQVVPDYQNWPGRRPDVTRVRSALGVPLRRAGQTVGVVFLLHMQRPAEIPRDLQTLLETVSARIEQALERSAHLEHLEQTREAALRALGRVLESRDGETFGHTDRVTRAALALGQALGLNETQLQQLRWGAYLHDLGKVGVGDHLLRKPGPLSPEERQAIERHVVLGDQMLRDETFVPREVREIVRSHHERWDGGGYPDGLCGEQIPLLARIFSVVDVYDALISERPYKRAWTPDAARAWLREAAGTQFDPQIVATFLRLLAESPGAQP